In the genome of Pseudomonas sp. LBUM920, one region contains:
- the tcyJ gene encoding cystine ABC transporter substrate-binding protein: MTISVLRRTLLVGTLGLALGAGLMGQAIAGEQLDTIKKAGEIKIGLEGTYPPFSFVDESGKLSGFEVELSEALAKELGVKVKLQATPWDGILAALESKRLDAVVNQVTISEERKKKYDFSKPYTVSGIQALVLKKNVDAIKTADDLAGKKVGVGLGTNYEQWLKDNQPKAIIKTYNDDPTKFQDLRIGRIDAILIDRLAALEYAKKAPDTAAAGDAFSRQEAGIALRKGEPELLDAVNKALDKLRADGTLKKLSEKYFNADVTQ; the protein is encoded by the coding sequence ATGACTATTTCTGTATTGCGTCGCACGTTGCTGGTTGGCACATTGGGCTTGGCACTTGGGGCTGGTCTGATGGGCCAAGCCATCGCTGGTGAACAGCTGGACACCATCAAGAAGGCCGGCGAGATCAAGATCGGCCTGGAAGGCACCTACCCGCCGTTCAGCTTCGTCGATGAAAGCGGCAAGCTCAGCGGTTTCGAAGTCGAGCTATCCGAAGCGCTGGCCAAAGAGCTGGGCGTCAAGGTCAAGCTGCAAGCCACACCGTGGGACGGCATCCTCGCGGCCCTGGAATCCAAGCGCCTGGACGCAGTGGTCAACCAAGTGACCATCTCCGAGGAGCGCAAGAAGAAGTACGATTTCTCCAAGCCTTACACCGTTTCCGGTATCCAGGCGCTGGTGCTGAAGAAAAACGTTGACGCCATCAAGACCGCCGACGACCTGGCCGGCAAGAAAGTCGGCGTAGGCCTGGGCACCAACTACGAACAATGGCTCAAGGACAACCAACCCAAAGCCATCATCAAGACCTACAACGATGACCCTACCAAGTTCCAGGACCTGCGCATCGGCCGCATCGACGCCATCCTGATCGACCGTCTGGCCGCTCTGGAATACGCCAAGAAAGCTCCGGACACTGCTGCCGCTGGCGATGCCTTCTCCCGTCAGGAAGCCGGCATTGCCCTGCGCAAAGGCGAGCCTGAACTGCTCGACGCCGTGAACAAGGCCCTCGACAAACTGCGTGCCGACGGCACCTTGAAGAAGCTGTCCGAGAAATACTTCAACGCTGACGTCACTCAATAA
- a CDS encoding D-cysteine desulfhydrase, with translation MIKQQLDRFNRLDLLGGATALEKLERLSAWLGRDIYVKRDDTTPLAMGGNKLRKLEYLAADALAQGADTLVTAGAIQSNHVRQTAALAAKLGLGCVALLENPTGTEDPNYLGNGNRLLLELFDAKVERVENLDNVDDQLNALADRLRSNGKKPYLVPIGGSNALGALGYVRAGLELAGQIEASGIEFAAVVLASGSAGTHSGLALALSEVLPTLPVVGITVSRTEQAQFPKVQGLAERTAELLGVGVPDAFKVILWDEYFGPRYGEPNAGTLAAVKLLASQEGLLLDPVYTGKAMAGLLDGIGRQRFEDGPIIFLHTGGAPALFAYDTAFN, from the coding sequence ATGATCAAACAACAGCTCGACCGTTTTAACCGCCTGGACCTGCTGGGCGGTGCCACTGCCCTGGAAAAACTTGAGCGGCTGTCGGCCTGGCTGGGCAGGGACATTTACGTCAAGCGCGACGACACCACGCCACTGGCCATGGGCGGCAACAAGCTGCGCAAACTCGAATACCTGGCAGCCGACGCCCTCGCCCAGGGTGCCGACACCCTGGTGACCGCTGGCGCGATCCAGTCCAACCATGTGCGCCAAACTGCTGCGCTGGCCGCCAAGTTGGGCCTGGGTTGCGTTGCACTGCTGGAGAACCCGACCGGCACCGAAGACCCGAACTACCTGGGCAACGGCAATCGCCTGTTGCTGGAGCTGTTTGACGCCAAAGTAGAACGGGTCGAGAACCTCGACAACGTTGACGACCAACTCAATGCCCTCGCCGATCGCCTGCGCAGCAACGGCAAGAAGCCGTACCTGGTGCCTATCGGCGGTTCGAATGCACTCGGGGCGCTGGGTTACGTACGCGCCGGGCTGGAGTTAGCCGGGCAGATCGAAGCCAGCGGCATTGAGTTCGCTGCCGTGGTACTCGCCTCCGGCAGTGCGGGCACCCACAGTGGCCTCGCCCTGGCGTTGAGCGAAGTGCTGCCAACATTGCCCGTGGTGGGCATCACCGTGTCGCGCACCGAGCAAGCTCAGTTCCCCAAAGTGCAAGGCCTGGCCGAACGCACCGCTGAGTTGCTCGGCGTGGGCGTTCCGGACGCGTTCAAAGTGATCCTGTGGGACGAATATTTCGGCCCGCGCTACGGCGAACCGAACGCCGGCACCCTGGCTGCGGTCAAGTTACTGGCAAGCCAGGAAGGCCTGCTGCTGGACCCGGTGTATACGGGCAAGGCCATGGCCGGCCTGCTCGATGGTATTGGGCGGCAGCGGTTTGAGGACGGGCCGATTATTTTCCTGCACACCGGCGGAGCGCCGGCGTTGTTTGCGTATGACACCGCGTTTAATTGA
- the epsC gene encoding serine O-acetyltransferase EpsC, whose protein sequence is MSERSSHWQLQTIVSQLRSARDQWRTRNGRLSGEHGGRELPSREAVAQILESLCGALFPMRLGPVDLREESEDFYVGHTLDVALNALLGQARLELRYAARQGGQDDSEVDALAIRLIQDFALALPSLRSLLDTDVLAAYHGDPAARSVDEVLLCYPGILAVIHHRLAHHLYRAGLPLLARISAEIAHSATGIDIHPGAQIGPSFFIDHGTGVVIGETAIIGERVRIYQAVTLGAKRFPADEDGQLQKGHPRHPIVEDDVVIYAGATILGRITIGKGSTIGGNVWLTRSVPAGANITQANLQHEDGAQK, encoded by the coding sequence GTGAGTGAGCGTTCCAGCCATTGGCAATTGCAGACCATCGTCAGCCAGCTGCGCAGCGCCCGGGATCAGTGGCGAACGCGCAATGGCCGCTTGAGTGGCGAGCACGGCGGCCGCGAATTGCCGTCGCGCGAAGCCGTGGCGCAGATTCTTGAATCGCTGTGCGGCGCGTTGTTTCCGATGCGCCTGGGGCCGGTGGACTTGCGTGAAGAGAGTGAAGACTTTTACGTCGGCCACACCCTCGACGTCGCCTTGAATGCCCTGCTCGGCCAGGCGCGCCTGGAGCTGCGCTACGCTGCACGCCAGGGCGGCCAGGACGACAGCGAGGTCGATGCCCTGGCGATCCGCCTGATCCAGGATTTTGCCCTGGCCCTGCCTTCGCTGCGCAGCCTGCTGGACACCGACGTGCTGGCCGCCTACCACGGCGACCCGGCCGCGCGCAGTGTGGATGAAGTGCTGTTGTGCTATCCAGGGATTCTGGCGGTGATTCACCATCGCCTGGCGCACCATCTGTACCGCGCCGGGCTGCCGCTGCTGGCGCGGATCAGCGCGGAGATCGCGCACTCGGCCACGGGTATCGACATTCACCCGGGCGCGCAGATCGGCCCGAGTTTCTTTATCGATCATGGGACGGGCGTGGTGATCGGCGAAACCGCGATCATCGGCGAGCGGGTGCGCATCTACCAGGCGGTGACGCTGGGCGCCAAGCGCTTCCCGGCAGATGAGGACGGGCAGCTGCAGAAGGGTCATCCACGCCATCCGATCGTTGAAGATGATGTGGTGATTTATGCCGGGGCGACGATTCTGGGGCGGATCACCATCGGCAAGGGCTCGACGATTGGCGGCAACGTGTGGCTGACCCGCAGTGTGCCGGCGGGGGCGAATATCACGCAGGCGAATTTGCAGCATGAGGATGGGGCGCAGAAATAG
- the betT gene encoding choline transporter BetT, with translation MNAPVFYFAASFILLFGITVIAIPQQAGAWLLAAQNWAANTVGWYYMLAMTLYLVFVVVTALSGYGKIKLGADHDEPEFSYLSWAGMLFAAGISITLFFFCVSEPLTHLVQPPQGAPMNADAARQAMQILFLHWGLHGWGVFAFVGMALAYFAYRHNLPLALRSALYPLIGKRINGPIGYAVDGFGIIATVFGLGADMGFGVLHLNSGLDYLFGIAHTQWIQVGLITLMMGAAILVAVSGVDKGVRVMSDINMLLACALLLFVLFAGPTQHLLNTLIQNIGDYLGALPTKSFDVYAYDKPSDWLGGWTVFYWAWWIAWSPFVGLFIARISRGRTIREFVFGVLLIPLGFTLAWMSIFGNSAIDQVLNHGLTALGQSAIDDPSMSLYLLLETYPWSKTVIAVTVFISFVFFVTSADSGTVVLSTLSSKGGNADEDGPKWLRVFWGAMTALVTSALLFAGSIDSLKSAVVLTSLPFSLILLLMMWGLHKAFYLESQKQIAQLHSLAPVSGSRKGTGGWRQRLSQAVHFPSRDEVYRFLETTVRPAIEEVTAVFVEKGLSVVTQPDPSNDSVSLEIGHGEEHPFVYQVQMRGYFTPSFARGGMGSKQLNNRRYYRAEVHLSEGSQDYDLVGYTKEQIINDILDQYERHLQFLHLVR, from the coding sequence ATGAATGCGCCCGTTTTCTACTTTGCCGCCAGTTTCATCCTGCTATTCGGCATCACGGTCATCGCTATCCCGCAACAGGCCGGTGCCTGGCTGCTGGCTGCGCAAAACTGGGCGGCCAACACGGTCGGCTGGTACTACATGCTCGCGATGACGCTGTATCTGGTCTTCGTGGTGGTCACCGCGCTATCGGGCTACGGCAAGATAAAACTCGGTGCCGACCACGACGAGCCCGAATTCAGCTACCTGTCCTGGGCCGGCATGCTGTTCGCCGCCGGGATCAGCATCACGCTGTTCTTCTTCTGCGTGTCCGAGCCGCTGACGCACCTGGTGCAGCCGCCCCAAGGCGCGCCGATGAACGCCGATGCCGCGCGCCAGGCCATGCAGATCCTGTTTCTGCACTGGGGCCTGCACGGCTGGGGCGTCTTCGCGTTTGTTGGCATGGCCCTGGCGTATTTCGCCTACCGGCATAACCTGCCGCTGGCGCTGCGCTCGGCGCTGTACCCGCTGATCGGCAAACGCATCAACGGCCCCATCGGCTACGCAGTGGATGGCTTTGGCATCATCGCCACCGTGTTCGGCCTGGGCGCCGACATGGGCTTTGGCGTGTTGCACCTCAATTCCGGGCTGGATTACCTGTTCGGCATTGCCCACACCCAATGGATTCAGGTTGGCCTGATCACGCTGATGATGGGCGCCGCGATCCTCGTCGCCGTCTCCGGTGTCGACAAGGGCGTGCGGGTGATGTCCGACATCAACATGCTGCTGGCCTGCGCGCTGCTGCTGTTTGTGTTGTTCGCCGGGCCCACCCAGCACTTGCTCAACACCCTGATCCAGAACATCGGCGACTACCTCGGCGCCTTGCCGACCAAGAGTTTCGATGTGTACGCCTACGACAAACCCAGCGACTGGCTGGGCGGTTGGACGGTGTTCTACTGGGCCTGGTGGATTGCATGGTCGCCGTTCGTGGGCCTGTTCATCGCGCGTATTTCCCGTGGCCGTACCATCCGCGAGTTCGTGTTCGGCGTGCTGCTGATCCCGCTGGGCTTTACCCTGGCGTGGATGTCGATCTTCGGCAACAGCGCCATCGACCAAGTGCTCAACCACGGCTTGACCGCCCTCGGCCAGTCGGCCATCGATGACCCGTCGATGAGCCTTTACTTGCTGCTGGAAACCTACCCATGGAGCAAGACGGTCATCGCGGTCACGGTGTTCATCAGCTTCGTGTTCTTCGTCACCTCGGCCGACTCCGGCACCGTGGTGCTGTCGACCTTGTCGTCCAAAGGCGGTAACGCCGATGAAGACGGGCCTAAATGGCTGCGCGTGTTCTGGGGCGCAATGACTGCGTTGGTCACCAGTGCCTTGCTGTTTGCCGGCAGCATCGATTCGCTGAAATCGGCGGTGGTGCTGACCTCGTTGCCGTTCTCGCTGATCCTGCTGCTGATGATGTGGGGGCTGCACAAGGCGTTCTACCTCGAATCGCAAAAGCAGATTGCCCAGTTGCATTCGCTGGCGCCGGTATCGGGCTCACGCAAGGGCACCGGCGGTTGGCGCCAGCGCTTGAGCCAGGCGGTGCATTTCCCGTCGCGCGATGAGGTGTACCGGTTCCTTGAGACCACGGTGCGCCCGGCGATCGAAGAAGTGACGGCGGTGTTTGTCGAGAAAGGCCTCAGCGTCGTCACCCAGCCCGACCCGTCGAACGACAGCGTCAGCCTGGAAATCGGCCACGGTGAAGAGCACCCGTTCGTGTATCAAGTGCAGATGCGTGGCTATTTCACGCCGTCGTTTGCGCGCGGCGGCATGGGCTCCAAGCAGCTCAATAACCGTCGCTATTACCGCGCGGAAGTGCACCTGAGCGAGGGCAGCCAGGACTACGATTTGGTGGGCTACACCAAGGAGCAGATCATCAACGACATCCTCGACCAGTACGAGCGTCACCTGCAGTTCCTGCACTTGGTGCGCTAG
- a CDS encoding OprD family outer membrane porin has translation MKTLISPVVGVAMASFMLSAHADFIDDSHADVTLLNRYLNQQGRDVVNSNAKAHSIRDWGQGFEFNFKSGYTDGLVGFGLDLQAFYGLKLDSGGDLNDKDHQGRYPGSMFPLDNGKSADQFGVLSPTFKMRFAKDELRVGTLYGNNPVLANTDGRLYQQTNTGVQLVSKDLTDFTFTGGDIFKTKIRNETGDQGMITAGGTKESDRFLFGGADYTGIQNTTVSLWYSNLEDYYQQFFLGAKRHDALSVGAIDTDVRVFRSLGVGANADGDKDFAGAGLYGDGTSKGRINQTTASLLESYSLDGHTVGLGIQKNSGDSDFPYLDSGLNSGDARQGPGSGADTPALTNMQLNKFQHAGERTWLAQYKYDFGKLGLTGLTFSAAYAHGDDIRTAQGDTSEWERNIAVAYQVPTGTLKGLGVTWKNAHASPDITGATVQDENRFYVSYVVPLW, from the coding sequence ATGAAGACGTTAATAAGCCCCGTGGTGGGTGTCGCCATGGCGAGCTTTATGCTGTCCGCCCACGCCGATTTTATCGACGACAGCCACGCCGATGTGACCTTGCTCAACCGCTACCTCAACCAGCAAGGGCGTGATGTGGTGAACAGCAACGCCAAGGCCCACAGCATTCGTGATTGGGGCCAGGGTTTCGAGTTCAACTTCAAGTCGGGCTACACCGATGGGCTGGTTGGTTTTGGCCTCGATCTGCAGGCCTTCTATGGCTTGAAACTGGACTCTGGTGGTGACCTCAATGACAAGGACCACCAAGGTCGCTACCCCGGCAGCATGTTCCCGTTGGACAACGGCAAATCCGCCGACCAGTTTGGTGTACTGAGCCCCACATTCAAGATGCGCTTTGCCAAGGATGAGCTGCGCGTGGGCACGCTGTACGGCAACAACCCGGTGCTGGCCAACACCGACGGGCGCCTGTACCAGCAGACCAACACCGGTGTGCAGCTGGTGTCCAAGGACCTTACCGATTTCACCTTCACCGGCGGCGATATCTTCAAGACCAAGATCCGCAACGAAACCGGCGACCAAGGCATGATCACCGCCGGTGGCACCAAAGAGAGTGACCGCTTCCTGTTCGGCGGTGCGGACTACACCGGCATTCAGAACACCACCGTCAGCCTGTGGTATTCCAACCTTGAGGATTACTACCAGCAGTTCTTCCTCGGCGCCAAACGGCATGATGCGTTGTCTGTGGGCGCCATCGACACCGACGTGCGCGTGTTCCGCAGCCTGGGTGTGGGCGCCAACGCCGATGGCGACAAAGACTTCGCCGGGGCCGGCCTCTACGGTGACGGCACCAGCAAAGGCCGCATCAACCAGACCACCGCCAGCTTGCTGGAGAGCTACAGCCTGGACGGCCATACGGTCGGCCTCGGTATCCAGAAAAACAGCGGTGACAGCGACTTCCCGTACCTGGATTCGGGCTTGAACAGTGGTGACGCACGCCAAGGCCCAGGTTCAGGTGCGGACACGCCGGCGCTGACCAACATGCAGCTGAACAAATTCCAGCACGCCGGCGAGCGTACCTGGCTGGCGCAATACAAATATGACTTCGGCAAGCTGGGCCTCACCGGCCTGACATTCTCGGCCGCGTATGCCCACGGCGATGACATCCGCACAGCGCAGGGCGACACCAGCGAATGGGAACGCAACATCGCGGTGGCCTACCAAGTACCCACCGGCACTCTCAAGGGCCTGGGCGTAACCTGGAAAAATGCCCACGCCAGCCCGGACATTACCGGCGCCACTGTGCAAGATGAAAACCGCTTCTATGTGAGCTACGTCGTTCCACTTTGGTAG
- the mgrA gene encoding L-glyceraldehyde 3-phosphate reductase, with protein MTYIAAENRYESIPYRRVGRSGLVLPALSLGLWHNFGDSTPIDTQRALLRTAFDLGINHFDLANNYGPPYGSAEINFGRLLREDFKHYRDELIISSKAGWDMWPGPYGQGGGSRKYVLASLDQSLQRLGVDYVDIFYSHRFDADTPLEETASALATAVQQGKALYIGISSYSGVKTREMAALLQEWKVPLLIHQPAYNLLNRWVEKDLLDTTEELGTGVIAFTPLAQGLLTDKYLNGVPADARVNRPGGGSLQAKHLSETNIAHVRALNEIAKRRGQSLAQLALAWTLRDPRVTSALIGASRPEQIIENVGALQNLSFSAEELAEIDRFAQEGGINLWEKPSTAE; from the coding sequence ATGACGTACATTGCTGCCGAAAACCGCTATGAATCTATCCCTTATCGCCGCGTAGGCCGCAGTGGATTGGTGCTGCCCGCACTGTCCCTGGGGCTGTGGCACAACTTTGGCGACAGCACCCCGATCGACACCCAGCGCGCGTTGCTGCGCACCGCGTTCGACCTGGGGATCAACCACTTCGACCTGGCCAACAACTACGGCCCGCCCTATGGCAGCGCCGAGATCAACTTCGGCCGTTTGCTGCGCGAAGACTTCAAGCACTATCGCGACGAACTGATCATCTCCAGCAAGGCCGGCTGGGACATGTGGCCCGGCCCTTACGGTCAGGGCGGCGGTTCGCGCAAATACGTATTGGCGAGCCTGGACCAGAGCCTGCAACGCCTGGGCGTCGACTACGTGGATATTTTCTACTCCCACCGTTTTGATGCCGACACCCCGCTGGAAGAAACCGCCAGCGCCCTCGCCACCGCCGTGCAACAGGGCAAGGCGTTGTACATCGGTATCTCGTCGTATTCCGGCGTGAAAACCCGCGAGATGGCCGCGCTGCTCCAGGAATGGAAAGTGCCGCTGCTGATCCACCAACCGGCCTACAACCTGCTCAACCGCTGGGTGGAAAAAGACCTGCTGGACACCACCGAAGAACTCGGTACCGGCGTGATTGCCTTCACGCCGCTGGCCCAGGGTTTGCTCACCGACAAGTACCTCAATGGCGTGCCGGCGGATGCGCGGGTTAATCGTCCAGGGGGTGGTTCGCTGCAGGCCAAGCACTTGTCCGAAACCAACATCGCCCACGTGCGTGCGCTGAACGAAATTGCCAAGCGTCGTGGCCAGAGCCTGGCGCAACTGGCGCTGGCCTGGACCCTGCGTGACCCACGGGTGACCAGTGCGCTGATCGGTGCAAGCCGGCCGGAGCAGATTATTGAAAACGTCGGGGCGCTGCAGAACTTGAGTTTCAGTGCTGAGGAACTGGCGGAAATCGATCGGTTTGCCCAGGAAGGCGGGATCAACCTGTGGGAAAAACCATCGACCGCTGAATAA